In the Mytilus galloprovincialis chromosome 10, xbMytGall1.hap1.1, whole genome shotgun sequence genome, one interval contains:
- the LOC143048339 gene encoding uncharacterized protein LOC143048339: MLYDSGLDEDDIEALPDTPNKSEKHEKCNMMKMNVNGKNMMNGVKDELIYDLNDHEEDEELKGNKEKGPSKRKLTSSIEPDIIHKRLKKSKKLNSRLERLLKIKNRRNIIPSDPKLSPLYTEKEMKWTSFEVDKDIKSVESDLDTSSCNAHSVIRSVHIKSESMEYCTECKKLCSSKCACTVQKSDEAKSHNQINDMKINVFSLSVNSTLNSIPTEDRIVAMDCEFVGVHPKNKSALGRCSVVDFYGNVLYDKFVKPDEPIFSYRTQWSGIRKKNLKNAIPFAVAHQQIWNLLLGKIIVGHALFNDFKVMKIQYTGKHVRDTASYKPLRALANLSENTAPKLKNLSQILLGRTIQTKEHCSVEDSMATLDLYKLVSTEWEQSILDKEIRRQTHNNKDILDNKKEETCDSNCDSKSYLSDEFWPQYLFPSN; the protein is encoded by the exons ATGTTATATGACAGTGGTTTGGATGAAGATGACATTGAGGCCTTGCCAGATACTCCAAACAAGTCAGAGAAACATGAAAAATGCAACATGATGAAAATGAATGTAAATGGTAAAAACATGATGAATGGTGTGAAAGATgaacttatttatgatttgaatgatCATGAAGAAGATGAAGAATTGAAGGGAAATAAAGAGAAAGGACCAAGCAAGAGGAAATTGACATCATCAATAGAACCTGATATTATTCACAAAAGATTGAAGAAATCTAAGAAACTGAACTCAAGACTTGAAAGACTGTTAAAGATTAAAAACAGAAGAAACATTATTCCCTCAGatcccaaattatctcccttatatactgaaaaagaaatgaaatggACATCATTTGAAGTCGATAAGGATATTAAAAGTGTTGAAAGTGATTTAGACACTAGTAGTTGCAATGCACACTCAGTGATTAGAAGTGTTCATATAAAAAGTGAATCTATGGAATATTGTACTGAATGTAAGAAATTGTGTTCTTCTAAATGTGCATGTACTGTTCAAAAATCAGATGAAGCAAAAAGTCACAATCAGattaatgatatgaaaattaatgttttttctCTTTCTGTGAATTCTACATTGAATAGCATTCCTACAGAAGATAGAATAGTAGCTATGGATTGTGAATTTGTTGGGGTCCATCCCAAAAATAAGAGCGCTCTAG GAAGGTGTTCAGTTGTGGATTTCTACGGAAATGTATTATATGATAAGTTTGTTAAACCAGATGAACCCATATTTAGCTACCGTACGCAGTGGAGTGGTATACgaaaaaagaatttaaagaatGCTATTCCATTTGCTGTAGCTCATCAGCAAATATGGAATTTACTCTtg GGTAAAATAATTGTTGGACATGCATTGTTTAATGATTTTAAAGTAATGAAGATACAATATACAGGAAAGCATGTGAGAGATACAGCAAGCTATAAACCACTTAGGGCTTTAGCCAATCTATCAGAGAATACTGcaccaaaactcaaaaatctaAGTCAAATTTTATTAG GGAGAACAATTCAGACGAAAGAACATTGCTCTGTTGAAGACAGTATGGCCACTCTGGATTTATACAAGTTAGTAAGTACTGAATGGGAACAGTcaattctggacaaagaaatTAGACGTCAGACTCACAATAACAAAGATATCCTTGACAACAAAAAAGAGGAAACGTGTGACAGTAATTGTGATTCTAAGTCATATCTAAGTGATGAATTCTGGCCTCAGTATTTATTTCCGTCAAACTAA